In one Fusarium keratoplasticum isolate Fu6.1 chromosome 5, whole genome shotgun sequence genomic region, the following are encoded:
- a CDS encoding Brix domain-containing protein, producing MIRKQARQRRDYLYRRALLLRDAEISEKRAKLRSSLASGKPLDPSIANDKSLRKDYQYDESRPDLTTNEQLDLDDEYAQLSGIVDPRVLVTTSRDPSARLAAFAKEIRLLLPTAVRLNRGNLILPDLVRSAQAAGLSDVVLLHEHRGTPTAMTLSHFPHGPTISFSLHNVVLRHDIPGSVRGTVSESYPHLIFDGFTTRLGERVVKILKHIFPPREAITAKNKVGNRVVTFKNIEDSIEVRHHVFVRTGYDSVELAEVGPRMTMRVFEIRGGTLENKDGDVEWHLTQYTRTAKKKNYL from the exons atgatT CGCAAGCAAGCGCGCCAACGGCGCGACTACCTTTACCGACGAGCTCTCCTCCTTCGAGACGCCGAGATCAGCGAAAAGCGAGCCAAGCTGAGGTCTTCGCTGGCCTCGGGAAAGCCATTGGATCCTTCCATTGCAAACGACAAGTCTCTGCGCAAAGACTACCAGTACGATGAGTCGCGGCCCGATCTCACCACGAACGAGcagcttgacctcgacgATGAGTATGCCCAGCTTTCAGGCATTGTCGACCCCCGTGTGCTTGTGACGACTTCCCGCGACCCTTCTGCGAGGCTGGCAGCTTTTGCGAAGGAGATCCGACTCCTCCTTCCCACGGCTGTCCGTCTCAACCGTGGTAACCTCATCCTGCCCGACCTCGTGCGATCCGCCCAAGCTGCAGGCCTCTCCGATGTTGTTCTTCTCCACGAGCATCGCGGTACTCCAACTGCCATGACCTTGTCGCATTTCCCTCACGGCCCGACGATCTCGTTTTCTTTACACAACGTGGTTTTGCGACACGATATTCCCGGCAGTGTGCGAGGAACTGTCAGCGAGTCGTaccctcatctcatctttgATGGCTTCACGACTCGGCTGGGAGAGCGGGTTGTCAAGATTCTGAAGCATATTTTCCCTCCAAGGGAAGCTATCACGGCAAAGAACAAGGTCGGCAACCGAGTTGTGACATTCAAGAACATTGAAGACAGCATTGAAGTTCGACACCACGTCTTTGTGAGGACGGGCTACGACAGCGTCGAGTTGGCCGAGGTTGGGCCACGGATGACTATGAGAGTGTTTGAAATTCGAGGCGGTACTCTGGAAAAcaaggatggtgatgttgaatGGCATCTCACGCAATATACAAGAacagccaagaagaagaattaCCTCTAA